One stretch of Astatotilapia calliptera chromosome 3, fAstCal1.2, whole genome shotgun sequence DNA includes these proteins:
- the cct7 gene encoding T-complex protein 1 subunit eta: MLSKSILGSDAGGKLLERTAKMMPTPVILLKEGTDTSQGIPQLISNINACQVISEAVRTTLGPRGMDKLMVDSRGKATISNDGATILKLLDVVHPAAKTLVDIARSQDAEVGDGTTSVTLLAAEFLKQLKSYVEEGLHPQTIIRAFRTATNLAVGKIKEIAVSVKKDDKQEQRELLEKCAATALNSKLIAGQKEFFSKMVVDAVMSLEELMSLKMIGIKKVQGGALEESQLVSGVAFKKTFSYAGFEMQPKRYENPKIALLNVELELKAEKDNAEVRVKSVEDYQAIVDAEWNILYDKLEKIYQSGAKVVLSKLPIGDVATQFFADRDLFCAGRVQEEDLKRTMMACGGSIQTSVGAMTNDVLGQCELFEEVQVGGERYNFFKGCPKAKTCTIILRGGAEQFTEETERSLHDAIMIVRRAIKNDSVVAGGGAIEMELSKYLRDYSRTIPGKQQLLIGAYAKALEIIPRQLCDNAGFDATNILNKLRAKHAQGGMWYGVDINNEDIADNFVACVWEPSIVRINALTAASEAACLILSVDETIKNPRSTADGPPGGAGRGRGRGRPHAH; this comes from the exons ATGCTTTCGAAAAGCATTCTGGGATCCGATGCCGGTGGAAAGCTTCTCGAAAGAACTGCAAAGATGATG CCCACACCGGTTATTCTGCTTAAGGAGGGGACGGACACATCTCAGGGTATTCCCCAGCTCATCAGCAACATCAATGCCTGCCAG GTGATTTCTGAGGCTGTCAGGACCACCCTGGGGCCCAGAGGGATGGACAAACTGATGGTGGACAGCAGAG gAAAGGCCACAATCTCCAATGATGGAGCCACCATCCTGAAACTGCTGGATGTGGTTCACCCTGCGGCCAAAACTCTGGTGGACATTGCTCGCTCCCAGGACGCTGAG GTTGGGGACGGCACCACCTCCGTCACCCTCCTGGCTGCAGAGTTCCTGAAGCAGCTGAAGTCGTATGTGGAGGAGGGTCTCCACCCGCAGACCATCATCAGAGCATTCCGCACCGCCACCAATCTCGCCGTCGGCAAGATAAAGGAGATCGCCGTCTCTGTGAAAAAAGACGATAAGCA AGAGCAGAGGGAGCTGTTGGAGAAATGTGCGGCCACAGCTCTAAACTCCAAGCTGATCGCCGGTCAGAAGGAATTCTTCTCCAAAATGGTTGTGGATGCAGTCATGTCACTGGAGGAGCTCATGTCTCTGAAAATGATCGGTATCAAGAAGGTCCAGGGAGGAGCTCTGGAG GAGTCCCAGCTGGTCTCTGGCGTTGCGTTCAAGAAGACGTTCTCCTACGCCGGCTTTGAGATGCAGCCCAAACGCTACGAAAATCCAAAGATCGCTTTGCTCAATGTGGAGCTGGAACTGAAAGCCGAGAAGGACAACGCTGAAGTCCGTGTGAAATCTGTGGAG GACTACCAGGCCATCGTGGATGCAGAGTGGAACATCTTATACGACAAGCTGGAGAAGATCTACCAGTCAGGAGCCAAGGTGGTCCTGTCAAAGTTGCCCATCGGTGATGTGGCCACCCAGTTCTTCGCTGACAGAGACCTGTTCTGTGCTGGGCGGGTTCAGGAGGAAGACCTGAAGAGGACCATGATG GCCTGCGGAGGCTCCATCCAGACGTCTGTAGGAGCGATGACCAACGATGTGCTGGGACAGTGTGAGCTCTTTGAAGAGGTCCAGGTCGGAGGAGAGAG gTACAATTTCTTTAAGGGCTGCCCGAAGGCAAAGACATGCACCATCATCCTGAGGGGCGGGGCCGAGCAGTTCACAGAGGAGACGGAGCGGTCGCTGCACGATGCCATCATGATCGTGCGCAGAGCCATCAAG AATGACTCTGTTGTAGCGGGTGGAGGAGCCATAGAGATGGAGCTGTCCAAGTACCTGCGGGACTACTCGAGGACCATCCCCGGAAAACAGCAGCTCCTGATTGGAGCATACGCCAAGGCCCTGGAGATCATCCCCAGACAGCTGTGCGACAATGCCGGCTTCGACGCCACAAACATCCTGAACAAACTGCGGGCGAAACACGCACAg GGGGGCATGTGGTACGGTGTGGACATCAACAACGAGGACATCGCAGACAACTTTGTCGCCTGCGTGTGGGAGCCGTCCATAGTGCGGATCAACGCCCTGACGGCGGCGTCAGAAGCAGCTTGTCTCATCCTGTCGGTCGACGAGACGATCAAGAACCCCCGCAGTACTGCGGACGGACCTCCAGGTGGCGCCGGCAGGGGCAGAGGCCGCGGGAGACCCCATGCTCACTAA
- the krcp gene encoding kelch repeat-containing protein isoform X2, translating into MDDFGVYAVFGVNGPPQKLLSAEGSSRVRVAVPPSVRQVVLFSSGRWGERICVNAELSDSDRMPITIGKLTPYNKCLSWEQWEEETWIDSVTLNVSLEGGNLSTEPEVIMAVKEYTPKDTAAPPAARELHGKRKREQTAEEEEGNDWTKRREEEENTCPNATTEKTTPVRKVRGQAKGSQKLFASGAETTKLKGAGGKAEMQGTVGRTPPQSAVRTKSRQAKAPTHTAPLASPSGRWGQTLCPIDAQTAILIGGQGARMQFCKDPMWKLCTEDVSWVAAETLAEGPTPEARIGHTAIYDPDSRRIFVFGGSKNKKWFNDVHILDTQSWKWTMVEAQGKVPPLAYHSCSMFQGELFVLGGVFPRPNPEPDGCSDSLYIFDPRLSIWYQPIVTGDKPSSRSGHSACVMQERKIYVFGGWDTPVCYNDMYMLDLGLMEFSAVKTTGNPPSPRSWHGSAVLSDTKFLIHGGYNGNNALSDAFVFDIDTNSWTEVSAPELSVPRAGHSIITMETAGHRCFSEEDEDADMNGGRTLLVFGGGDNEGNFYSDLTTVAVEELLGAI; encoded by the exons ATGGATGATTTCGGAGTTTATGCGGTTTTCGGAGTAAACGGGCCGCCTCAGAAGCTGCTGAG CGCTGAAGGCTCTAGCAGGGTCCGTGTTGCAGTTCCACCAAGCGTCCGCCAGGTGGTGCTGTTTAGCAGCGGCCGGTGGGGGGAGCGGATCTGCGTCAACGCAGAGCTCAGCGATTCTGATCGGATGCCCATCACTATTGGAAAACTGACTCCTTATAATAA ATGTTTGTCATGGGAGCAGTGGGAAGAGGAGACCTGGATAGACAGTGTGACACTGAACGTCTCTCTGGAGGGAGGAAACCTG tcaaCAGAACCAGAAGTCATCATGGCCGTGAAGGAATACACTCCAAAG GACACGGCTGCTCCACCCGCAGCCCGAGAGCTCCACggcaagaggaaaagagagcaaactgcagaagaagaagaaggcaaTGACTGgacaaagagaagagaagaagaagagaacacGTGTCCAAATGCAACTACTGAGAAGACCACACCTGTGcgcaaggtcagaggtcaagccAAAGGCAGCCAAAAGCTGTTTGCAAGCGGTGCCGAAACCACCAAGCTGAAGGGAGCAGGTggaaaag cagagatgcAGGGGACTGTGGGAAGAACGCCTCCTCAGAGTGCAGTCCGGACGAAGAGTAGGCAGGCCAAGGCTCCCACACACACTG CTCCGTTGGCCAGCCCGTCAGGTCGCTGGGGTCAGACGTTATGTCCCATCGATGCTCAAACAGCAATTCTGATTGGAGGCCAGGGAGCCAGGATGCAGTTCTGCAAAGATCCCATGTGGAAGCTCTGCACAG AGGACGTGTCCTGGGTGGCCGCGGAGACTCTGGCTGAGGGTCCGACTCCTGAGGCCAGGATCGGCCACACAGCCATCTACGACCCCGACTCAAGAAGGATCTTTGTGTTCGGGGGCTCTAAAAACAAGAAGTGGTTCAATGATGTGCACATCCTGGACACGCAGAGCTGGAAGTGGACCATGGTAGAG gCTCAGGGTAAGGTTCCTCCCCTGGCCTACCACAGCTGCAGTATGTTTCAGGGTGAGCTGTTCGTGCTGGGAGGGGTGTTTCCTCGGCCCAACCCAGAGCCCGATGGCTGTAGCGACTCTCTGTATATCTTCGACCCCCGCCTCTCCATCTGGTACCAGCCCATCGTCACCGGAGACAAACCCTCCTCCCGCTCAGG TCATTCTGCATGTGTGATGCAGGAGAGGAAGATCTATGTGTTTGGTGGCTGGGACACTCCTGTATGCTACAATGACATGTACATGTTGGACCTTG GTCTGATGGAGTTTTCTGCAGTCAAAACAACTGGGAATCCCCCCTCTCCTCGAAG CTGGCACGGCAGCGCTGTGCTGTCAGACACAAAGTTCCTGATCCACGGTGGTTACAACGGAAACAATGCCCTCAGTGACGCCTTCGTCTTTGATATAG ACACCAACAGCTGGACAGAGGTGAGCGCGCCTGAGCTGTCTGTACCCAGGGCGGGGCACTCCAtcatcaccatggagacggcCGGTCACCGCTGCTTCTCGGAGGAAGATGAAGACGCGGATATGAACGGCGGCAGAACCCTGCTGGTGTTCGGAGGCGGCGACAACGAGGGCAACTTCTACTCCGACCTGACGACTGTCGCCGTGGAGGAGCTGCTCGGTGCTATTTAA
- the krcp gene encoding kelch repeat-containing protein isoform X1, protein MDDFGVYAVFGVNGPPQKLLSAEGSSRVRVAVPPSVRQVVLFSSGRWGERICVNAELSDSDRMPITIGKLTPYNKCLSWEQWEEETWIDSVTLNVSLEGGNLSTEPEVIMAVKEYTPKDTAAPPAARELHGKRKREQTAEEEEGNDWTKRREEEENTCPNATTEKTTPVRKVRGQAKGSQKLFASGAETTKLKGAGGKAAEMQGTVGRTPPQSAVRTKSRQAKAPTHTAPLASPSGRWGQTLCPIDAQTAILIGGQGARMQFCKDPMWKLCTEDVSWVAAETLAEGPTPEARIGHTAIYDPDSRRIFVFGGSKNKKWFNDVHILDTQSWKWTMVEAQGKVPPLAYHSCSMFQGELFVLGGVFPRPNPEPDGCSDSLYIFDPRLSIWYQPIVTGDKPSSRSGHSACVMQERKIYVFGGWDTPVCYNDMYMLDLGLMEFSAVKTTGNPPSPRSWHGSAVLSDTKFLIHGGYNGNNALSDAFVFDIDTNSWTEVSAPELSVPRAGHSIITMETAGHRCFSEEDEDADMNGGRTLLVFGGGDNEGNFYSDLTTVAVEELLGAI, encoded by the exons ATGGATGATTTCGGAGTTTATGCGGTTTTCGGAGTAAACGGGCCGCCTCAGAAGCTGCTGAG CGCTGAAGGCTCTAGCAGGGTCCGTGTTGCAGTTCCACCAAGCGTCCGCCAGGTGGTGCTGTTTAGCAGCGGCCGGTGGGGGGAGCGGATCTGCGTCAACGCAGAGCTCAGCGATTCTGATCGGATGCCCATCACTATTGGAAAACTGACTCCTTATAATAA ATGTTTGTCATGGGAGCAGTGGGAAGAGGAGACCTGGATAGACAGTGTGACACTGAACGTCTCTCTGGAGGGAGGAAACCTG tcaaCAGAACCAGAAGTCATCATGGCCGTGAAGGAATACACTCCAAAG GACACGGCTGCTCCACCCGCAGCCCGAGAGCTCCACggcaagaggaaaagagagcaaactgcagaagaagaagaaggcaaTGACTGgacaaagagaagagaagaagaagagaacacGTGTCCAAATGCAACTACTGAGAAGACCACACCTGTGcgcaaggtcagaggtcaagccAAAGGCAGCCAAAAGCTGTTTGCAAGCGGTGCCGAAACCACCAAGCTGAAGGGAGCAGGTggaaaag cagcagagatgcAGGGGACTGTGGGAAGAACGCCTCCTCAGAGTGCAGTCCGGACGAAGAGTAGGCAGGCCAAGGCTCCCACACACACTG CTCCGTTGGCCAGCCCGTCAGGTCGCTGGGGTCAGACGTTATGTCCCATCGATGCTCAAACAGCAATTCTGATTGGAGGCCAGGGAGCCAGGATGCAGTTCTGCAAAGATCCCATGTGGAAGCTCTGCACAG AGGACGTGTCCTGGGTGGCCGCGGAGACTCTGGCTGAGGGTCCGACTCCTGAGGCCAGGATCGGCCACACAGCCATCTACGACCCCGACTCAAGAAGGATCTTTGTGTTCGGGGGCTCTAAAAACAAGAAGTGGTTCAATGATGTGCACATCCTGGACACGCAGAGCTGGAAGTGGACCATGGTAGAG gCTCAGGGTAAGGTTCCTCCCCTGGCCTACCACAGCTGCAGTATGTTTCAGGGTGAGCTGTTCGTGCTGGGAGGGGTGTTTCCTCGGCCCAACCCAGAGCCCGATGGCTGTAGCGACTCTCTGTATATCTTCGACCCCCGCCTCTCCATCTGGTACCAGCCCATCGTCACCGGAGACAAACCCTCCTCCCGCTCAGG TCATTCTGCATGTGTGATGCAGGAGAGGAAGATCTATGTGTTTGGTGGCTGGGACACTCCTGTATGCTACAATGACATGTACATGTTGGACCTTG GTCTGATGGAGTTTTCTGCAGTCAAAACAACTGGGAATCCCCCCTCTCCTCGAAG CTGGCACGGCAGCGCTGTGCTGTCAGACACAAAGTTCCTGATCCACGGTGGTTACAACGGAAACAATGCCCTCAGTGACGCCTTCGTCTTTGATATAG ACACCAACAGCTGGACAGAGGTGAGCGCGCCTGAGCTGTCTGTACCCAGGGCGGGGCACTCCAtcatcaccatggagacggcCGGTCACCGCTGCTTCTCGGAGGAAGATGAAGACGCGGATATGAACGGCGGCAGAACCCTGCTGGTGTTCGGAGGCGGCGACAACGAGGGCAACTTCTACTCCGACCTGACGACTGTCGCCGTGGAGGAGCTGCTCGGTGCTATTTAA